GGGCTCACGGACGAACACGGACACCCACGGACGGGCACGGACAGGAGGAGGACGGCGATGACACAGGCCTTCGAGCTCGACATTACCGGCGACGTCTGCCCCATGACCCTGGTGCGGGTGCGCATGGCCCTGGACAAGGTCGCACCGGGCGGGGTGCTCCGGATCAAGATGGCCGCGGGGGAGCCCGTGGCCTCGATTCCCCG
Above is a window of Thermodesulfobacteriota bacterium DNA encoding:
- a CDS encoding sulfurtransferase TusA family protein, with protein sequence MTQAFELDITGDVCPMTLVRVRMALDKVAPGGVLRIKMAAGEPVASIPRTLRDEGHELVSLERSGEHFEASFRKKP